The Terriglobia bacterium genome window below encodes:
- a CDS encoding YceI family protein has protein sequence MAQTQQAPAVKPGTTTWNIDPAHSNAQFSVRHMMISNIRGEFTKVSGKALFDKDNPSAGLSVEAAIDVNTINTREPDRDNHLKSPDFFDVAKYPTITFKSTGAENGPDGLKLRGNLTIHGTTREVTLDVEGPTPPTKDPWGNTRIGASATTKINRKDFGLTWNQALETGGILVGDDVKITIDVELVAQA, from the coding sequence ATGGCACAGACCCAGCAAGCTCCGGCGGTGAAGCCGGGAACCACAACGTGGAATATCGACCCTGCCCATTCCAACGCGCAGTTTTCCGTGCGCCATATGATGATCTCAAACATCAGAGGAGAGTTTACGAAGGTGAGCGGCAAGGCCCTGTTTGATAAGGACAATCCCAGCGCAGGACTCTCCGTGGAAGCCGCCATTGACGTGAACACCATCAACACGCGGGAGCCCGACCGCGATAACCACCTGAAGAGTCCCGACTTCTTCGACGTGGCGAAATATCCCACTATCACCTTCAAATCCACGGGCGCAGAAAACGGCCCGGACGGCCTGAAACTGCGGGGCAATCTCACCATTCACGGGACCACGCGCGAGGTGACGCTCGATGTCGAGGGGCCGACCCCGCCAACGAAAGATCCCTGGGGCAACACCCGCATCGGCGCTTCCGCAACCACCAAGATCAACCGCAAAGATTTCGGCCTGACGTGGAACCAGGCGCTCGAGACTGGCGGCATCCTGGTCGGCGACGACGTCAAGATCACGATTGACGTGGAACTCGTGGCCCAAGCCTGA